The window AGCGGCGGGGGCCCAAGGGGCTTAGCGGCTTAGGCGCGGCCATCAGCTCGATCAACGGTGGCCGCACTGAAAGCTTCTCTCTCCTCGTGTCACCAGTCAGAGTGCTCAGGTGGGGCCGGGCGGCGGAGTGCGGCGGGTCAGGAAGCGCTTGAGCTGCTTCCCATCGAGCGCCCCGGTGGCGAATACGGCGACCGCGTAGGCGAGGAAGCCGGCGCCCACGAGAACCGTCAGCGCGAGCGCGCGCTCCAGCTCCGGTGTCGGCGGCTCGAACTTCGAGCCGAGAAAGTCCGCGATGAGCCACAGGACGGCGCCCATGATGGCACTCGCCAAAAGGATGCGCGGCAAGTTCCGCTTCAGGCGGGTGTCGGCGACGAAGTGGCCATTCTTGGCCAGCGTTGCATAGAGCAGGCCGGCGTTGAGGTAGCCGCCGAGCGTGGTCGCCACGGCGATGCCGAGATGCGGCATCCACCCATAGGACCGGAACAGGAAGAAGAGCGCGATCGAGCCGATCGTGTTCGCCGTCAGGCTGATGGTGGCGTAGACCATCGGCGTGCGGGTGTCCTCGCGCGCGAAGTACGCCGGCGAGAACACTTTGATGAGCACGAAGCTCGGCAAGCCGATGGCGAAGATGCCGAGCGCCCAGGCGGTGGCCGGCGTGTCGGTCGCCGTGAAGGCGCCGCGCTCGAACAGGGCGGCGACGATCGGCGTCGGCACCACGGCGAGCGCCACGGCGGCCGGCAGCGTCAACAGGGCGGCGAACTCGAGCGAGCGGTTCTGGCTGTCCATCACCGCTTCGTGGTTCTCCGCGCGCAGGTGGCGGGCTACATCGGGGAGCAACACGACGCCGATGGCGATGCCGACAATGGCGAGCGGCAGCTCGTACAGCCGGTCCGCATAGTAGAGATAGGAGACGGCGCCATTCTGCATCGAGGCGATGACGGTGCCGATGACGATGTTGATCTGTGTCACGCCGCCGGCGATCACGCCGGGGATGCCGAGGCGGATCAGCCGGCGCATGCCTTCGGACATCCGCGGCCACCGCAGCTTCAGCCAGATGTTGTTGCGGCGCAGGCCGTCCATCAGCAGCGCGAGCTGCAGGATGCCGGCGACGAATACGCCCCACGCCTGGATGACGCCGGCCATCGGCTCGTTCTGGTAGCCGAGCGCCATGCCGATGAGCGTGGCGATCATCATCACGCCGTTGAGCACGATGGAGACGGACGAGCTCTCGACGAACTTGCCGAACGAGTTCAGCACGCCCGACATCAGTGCCACCAGCGACATGCACAGCAGGTACGGCATGGTGATGCGCGTCAGGAGCACGGCGAGATCGAACTTCTCCGGGTTCGCGCTGAAGCCCGGAGCCAGGCCGTACATGAGGAACGGCATGGTGATTTCGGCGATGATGGTGAGGATGAGGAGGATAAAGACGAGACCCGCCATCGCCTCCTCGGCGAACTGACGGGCAACCTCGCGCCCTTCGCCCTCTAGGCGCTTGGCAAACAGCGGCACAAACGCCGCATTGAATGCGCCTTCCCCGAACAAGCGCCTGAACAGATTGGGAAATCGAAACGCGACGAAAAACGCATCCGCCACCGCGCCGGAACCGAGGATGGCCGCGATGAGAATATCGCGCAAGAATCCGAACACGCGGCTCAGCAAGGTGAGGCCGCCGACGGTCGCGAATGAGCGGTAGAGCTTCATGGGCGCTGAGCGGTAGCGGAGCCTTGGCCGGAGAGCAAGCGGCCAGATGCAGCACGCCCCTTGTCGCCGCATAGGGCGTCGTTGACATCGGCAAGGTGAGCGCCGACAAGTTTTTCAAAGGACAGGTGGAGGACCAGCCCATGTTCCCGCTCGGCGATGACGATTCCACGCGGCGCTCAACGCCGTTCGTCACCTACGCGCTCATCGCCATCAACGTCGTCGTCTTCCTCCTCGAGCTGCAGAACGGTGATGAATTCATCCGGCAATGGTCGTTTGTGCCGGCACGCTTCGCGGCCGATCCCGCTGGCAACCTAGTGACCATTTTTACTGCCATGTTCATGCACGGCAGTTGGATGCACCTCGGCGGCAACATGCTCTATCTGTGGATCTTCGGCGACAACGTCGAGGACAACTTCGGACACGCCAAGTATCTGTTCTTCTACCTGCTCGCCGGCATCGCCGCGACTTTCGCGCAGTATCTGATCATGCCGGATGCCAACATTCCGAACCTCGGCGCATCGGGCGCGATTGCGGGTGTACTTGGCGCCTACCTGCTGATGTTCCCGCAGGGACGCGTGAACGTGCTGATGCGGGGCGGGGTGGTCGCGGTCCCGGCAATCATCGTCCTCGGCCTCTGGTTTGCCCTGCAGTTGTTCTCGAGCGTCGGCTCGATAGCCGACACGAGCGGCACGGAGGGCGGCGGCGTCGCGTTCATGGCGCACGTCGGCGGCTTCGTAGCCGGGTTCCTTATGGCCTTCCTGTTCCGCAGCGGCGGCGGCACTAATCCTCGCATTTCCGCTTAGCCGGAAACCACGTCTATAGGCGGCCATGCGATCGCCTTGAACGGCGCGCTGAGTTGCCCGAGAATGCCCTACCTGCCACGGCCGGGGGGCCTAGAGCTCGGGACGAATTGCTATGCTGCGCCTTGCCGGAACCCTGATCCTTCTCCTGCTGATGCTGTTCAGCGCGACCGTCTATCTGTTGGACATCGATCCCCGGAACCTCCAGCCATCAAAGCCGGCGGGGACCACCAAGCAAGAGGATGCAAAGGCGCCTGGCGAGTCGCCGAAGGGCGAGATCGAGGCCATGCAGGATGCCCTCGCTCCGGCCAAGCCCGGCGATGGCCAAGCGCCGGCATTCGACATCGCCCGCATCGATCCCAACGGCACGTCGGTGTTCGCGGGACGCGCCGAACCCAAGTCCTTCGTCACCATCACCGCCGACGGCAAGGAGATCGGCACGGCGGAGGCGGACGAGAACGGCGAATGGACGTTCACCACCGAAGCGAAGATTCCCAATCCGGACGCGAAGCTCGCGCTCTTCAAGGCGCCCCACGGCGCCAGGGTAGCGGAGGTGGCGCCGCCTGCTGCACGCACCGAATCCGCGGCACCGGGCACTCCAGGGAAGCCCCAGTCGGCCGGAACCGTTACCTCGAAATTGATCCAGAACCTCGAGGGCATGGTCGCCGATGCGCGCAAAGAGGACGGCAAGCAGGTGGCGACAGCGACGCCTCCCCCGGCGGCGTCGGGGGCACCCGTGCCGGAGCCGGCGCTGCCTTCGGCCGCCCCGGCGACGGCGCCTGCCACGCCTGCAAACCCCGCTGCACCGGCAGCACGCGGCGACGTACCGACGTCGCTGCCGCCCCGCGTCGAGACCGTGACCGTCCCGGTCCCGGTGACATTCGTCTTCAATGAGGCGACGCTCACCGGCGACGGCGAACGGGCAGCACGCCTCCTGCTCGAGTATCTCCAGCTGAAGCGCTTCCCCAAGGTGAAGCTCACCGGCCATGCCGACGAGCGCGGCACGGACGCCCTGAACCTCGCCCTGTCGGCGCAGCGGCTGCAGACGGTCGCCCGCTTCCTGCGCGACGGCGGCTTCAAGGGACAGCTCGACCTAGTACCGAAGGGCAAAGCCGAACCGTATTTAGGCGTCGTGCGGGCCGACTTCAGCCAGGAAGACCTTTGGCAGCTCGACCGGCGCGTCGAGCTCATGGTCTCGCGCTAGGAGGGCTACGCCGGCGGCGCCGTCTTCTCCAACTTGTCCTCGAGCACGGCGACAATGCGCTTGCGGATCGCCTCCTGCCGCGGCTCGCTGTCGATCTTCTTGCCGGTCAAGTCGGTGACATAGAACACGTCAACGGCCTTCTCGCCGAAGGTCGTGATGTGGGCCGAAGTGATGTCGAGCAGCAGGTTGGACAGCGTGCTGGTCAGCTCGTAGAGCAGGCCGGGCCGGTCGCGTCCCGCCACCTCGATGACGGTGAACTGGTCGGACAGCGCGTTGTTGATGATCACGTCCGGCTCGACCGTGAAAGCCATGACGCGGCGTGGCGGGGGGCCACGCTCGGCCAGTAGCGTATCGAGCCACGCATCGCCGCGCAGCAGGCGCCCGATCAGTTCGCCGATGCGCTTGCCGCGCCGCAGCTCGTCCTCGTCGTCCTTGAAAGCACGGTTGAGCAGGAAGGTGTCGAGCGCGTAGCCGTCGCGCGTCGTCATGATGTGGGCGCCGGCGATGTTGGCGCCCGTCGCAGCACAGGCACCGGCGAACAAAGCCAGCAGGCGCGGGTGGTTCGGCGCCACGACCGTCAGCTCGGTGATGGCGGTGAATGCATCCGTGCGCGTATCGGTGGCAACGTGCAGTCCATCGCGCTCCGCGCGGCGCAACAGCTTGGCGTGCTCGACCCGTCGCTCGGCGTCGGTGCGCAGCCAGTAGTCGGGATAGTGCCGGTCGACATAGCTGTCGATGTCGGCCGGCTTCCAGTCGGCAAGATCGAGGCGCAGCTGGTCCTGCGCCGCCGCCGTGCGCTGACTGCGCTTCACCTGCGTGTGGCCGCCGGCGACCAGCGGCTCGGTCTCGTAGTACAGCGTGCGCAGGAGCTGGCCCTTCCAACCGTTCCACACTCCGGGACCGACAGCGCGAATGTCGGCGACGGTGAGCAGCAGCAGCAGCTTCAGCCGCTCCGGGCTCTGCACGACGTCGGCGAAATCACGGATGGTCTTGGCATCGGACAGATCGCGGCTCTGGGCAATGTTGCTCATCGTCAAATGCTGCTCGATGAGCCAGACCGTCGTCTCCGTCTCGGCCGGCGTCAACCCTAGGCGCGGGCACAGCTCACGCGCGACGCGGGCACCGACGATCGAATGGTCCTCGGTTTGGCCCTTGCCGATGTCGTGCAGGAACGCGGCGACGTAGAGAGCGCGCCGGTTCCTGATGGTGCTGATGATCTCGGTCGACAGCGGCAGCTCGTTGCTCGCCCCGCCGCGCTCGATATCGGTGAGCATGCCGACGGTGCGCACCAGATGCTCGTCGACCGTGTAGCTGTGGTACATGTTGAACTGCGTCATGCCGACGACGCGCCCAAACTCGGGCACGAAGCGGCCGAGCACGCCCGCCTCGTTCATCCGCCGCAGCGACATTTCCGGATTGGTGTCGCCGGTGAGCAGCTCGACGAAGATGCGGTTGGCCTCCGGATTGTTGCGCAGGTCGTCGTCGATCAGCCGCTTCGACTGGCGCAACAGGCGGATCGCGTCCGGATGCAGGAACGAGTTGGAAAGATGCGCTTCGGCGAAGAAGCGGATGAGGTTCACCGGATCGCGCTTGAACACGTCCTGGTCGGCGACATTCAGCCGGTCGTTGTCGATGCGGAATTCCGTGCGCGTGCGCAGCTGCCGTCGCTGCTTCCAGCTGAGCGGCCGGAAATATCGGCTGATCCCCGGCGACGCCTTGAGCTGCTGCATCTCCAGCGCCGAGCATAGGATCGTCGTCAGATCGCCGACGTCCTTGGCGATGAGGAAGTAGTGCTTCATGAAGCGCTCGACGGCGAGCAGGCCGCCGCGGTCGTTGTAGCCGAGCTGGGCGGCGAGCCAGGGCTGCAGGTCGAACGTCAGCACCTCTTCCGCGCGACCGCTGGCGAAATGCAGAAAGCAGCGAATGGTCCAGAGGAAATCCTCGCACCGGCGGAACGTCGCCACCTCCTCCGAACGGAAGATACCGGCCGCCACCGTCGCCGCGCCGACGCCCTGCCCGTAGAGGTACTTGGACAGCCAATGCAGCGTGTGCAGGTCGCGCAAGCCGCCCTTGCCGTCCTTGACGTTGGGCTCGACCTTGTAGCGGCTCTCGCCCGTCACGCGGTGCCGGGCATCGTGCTCGGCCATCTTCGCGTCGATGAAGGCACGCGCCGTACCGGCGACGACGTGGGTATGGAAGCGCTCCTCGAACTCGCCGTAGAGCTGCCCGTCACCGTGGATGAGGCGCGCGTCGAGGAGCGCAGTGCGCACCGTCACGTCCGTGCTCATCTTGACGCACTGATCGACGGTGCGCGTCGCGTGTCCGACTTTGAAGCCCAGATCCCAGAGGATGTAGAGCATGTATTCGGCGACGCTCTCGCCCCACGCCGTCTTCTTGTAAGGAAGCAGGAACAACAGGTCGATGTCGGAGCCCGGCGCCAGCAGGCCACGGCCGTAGCCGCCGGTGGCGACGATGGCCATGCGCTCGGCGTCGGACGGATTGGTCGCACGGTAGATGTGCGCGACGGTGTAGTCGAAAAGGACACGCGTCAGCTCGTCCTGGAAGTGCGACAGCCCGGCGGCGCAACGGCGACCGCTGTGGTCGGTCTGCAGCCCCAGGCGCGCCGCGGCGCGCGCCTCGGCGACGAGCACCTTGAGGCGCTCGACCATCGCCGGCCGCGCCTTGGCGGCGTCGTCGCCATTGGCACGGAAATTCGCCGTCAGCTCGGCGCGGAGCGCGCGCGAGTCGAAGTAAGGCGCGGTGTGTTGGATCGCTTTATCCATGCTGCACGTAGATGCGATGTCTCCAACAATTTAGCCGCGGCTGGCCAATTGCCAAACCGGCTTATGCGCCGCCCTGACGCAGCGCCTTCAGCCGATAGATGGCGTCGAGCGCGGCGCGCGGGGTGAGCTCGTCAGGCTTCAACTCGTCGACCGCGTTCTCGATCGGCGAGGGGCCGGCGGGTTCGGCGGGTCCGGGCCGGCTTACCGCAAATAGCGGCAGCTCGTCGAGGCCGCCGTTGCGGGCGTTCTTGCGGCTTTCGGTCTTCTCGAGCAGGGCGAGCACCTCGCGCGCCCGCCCGACGACCTCGGCCGGCAGGCCGGCAAGCTTGGCGACCTGGATGCCGTACGAGCGGTCGGCAGCGCCGGTCTTGACCTTGTGCAGGAAGACGATCTCGTCCTGCCATTCGCGCACGTCCATCGTCACGTTGGCGACGCCGCCCAGACGCCGGGCCAGCGCCGTCAGCTCGTGATAGTGGGTGGCGAACAGCGCTCGCGCCTTGAGAACGTCGTGCAGGAACTCGACCGTCGCCCAGGCAATGGACAGACCGTCGAAGGTTGCGGTGCCGCGCCCGATCTCGTCGAGGATGATGAGCGAGCGGTCGCTCGCCTGGTTGAGGATGGCAGCTGTCTCGACCATCTCCACCATGAAGGTCGAGCGTCCGCGCGCCAGGTCGTCCGAGGCGCCGACGCGGCTGAACAGGCGATCAAGGGCGCCGATCGTCGCCGCCCGCGCCGGAACGTAGGAGCCGACCTGGGCGAGGACGGCAATGAGCGCGTTCTGACGCAGGAAAGTCGACTTGCCTGCCATGTTAGGCCCGGTGACGAGCCAGATGCGATTGTCGGCGATCTCGTCGTCCGAGCCGGCACCGCCAGCGGCTCCTAACGCGCAATCGTTCTCGATGAAGGCGCCGGCTCTCGCCGCTTTCAGCGCCTGCTCGACCACCGGATGCCGACCGCCGCGTATGTCGAACGCCTGGCTGTCGTCCACCATCGGACGCGCGTATCCCTCGACCCGCGCCAGTTCCGCAAGAGACGCCGTCGCGTCGAGATCAGCCAGGGCGGCGGCGACCCGCCC of the Hyphomicrobium album genome contains:
- a CDS encoding OmpA family protein, whose translation is MLRLAGTLILLLLMLFSATVYLLDIDPRNLQPSKPAGTTKQEDAKAPGESPKGEIEAMQDALAPAKPGDGQAPAFDIARIDPNGTSVFAGRAEPKSFVTITADGKEIGTAEADENGEWTFTTEAKIPNPDAKLALFKAPHGARVAEVAPPAARTESAAPGTPGKPQSAGTVTSKLIQNLEGMVADARKEDGKQVATATPPPAASGAPVPEPALPSAAPATAPATPANPAAPAARGDVPTSLPPRVETVTVPVPVTFVFNEATLTGDGERAARLLLEYLQLKRFPKVKLTGHADERGTDALNLALSAQRLQTVARFLRDGGFKGQLDLVPKGKAEPYLGVVRADFSQEDLWQLDRRVELMVSR
- a CDS encoding [protein-PII] uridylyltransferase → MDKAIQHTAPYFDSRALRAELTANFRANGDDAAKARPAMVERLKVLVAEARAAARLGLQTDHSGRRCAAGLSHFQDELTRVLFDYTVAHIYRATNPSDAERMAIVATGGYGRGLLAPGSDIDLLFLLPYKKTAWGESVAEYMLYILWDLGFKVGHATRTVDQCVKMSTDVTVRTALLDARLIHGDGQLYGEFEERFHTHVVAGTARAFIDAKMAEHDARHRVTGESRYKVEPNVKDGKGGLRDLHTLHWLSKYLYGQGVGAATVAAGIFRSEEVATFRRCEDFLWTIRCFLHFASGRAEEVLTFDLQPWLAAQLGYNDRGGLLAVERFMKHYFLIAKDVGDLTTILCSALEMQQLKASPGISRYFRPLSWKQRRQLRTRTEFRIDNDRLNVADQDVFKRDPVNLIRFFAEAHLSNSFLHPDAIRLLRQSKRLIDDDLRNNPEANRIFVELLTGDTNPEMSLRRMNEAGVLGRFVPEFGRVVGMTQFNMYHSYTVDEHLVRTVGMLTDIERGGASNELPLSTEIISTIRNRRALYVAAFLHDIGKGQTEDHSIVGARVARELCPRLGLTPAETETTVWLIEQHLTMSNIAQSRDLSDAKTIRDFADVVQSPERLKLLLLLTVADIRAVGPGVWNGWKGQLLRTLYYETEPLVAGGHTQVKRSQRTAAAQDQLRLDLADWKPADIDSYVDRHYPDYWLRTDAERRVEHAKLLRRAERDGLHVATDTRTDAFTAITELTVVAPNHPRLLALFAGACAATGANIAGAHIMTTRDGYALDTFLLNRAFKDDEDELRRGKRIGELIGRLLRGDAWLDTLLAERGPPPRRVMAFTVEPDVIINNALSDQFTVIEVAGRDRPGLLYELTSTLSNLLLDITSAHITTFGEKAVDVFYVTDLTGKKIDSEPRQEAIRKRIVAVLEDKLEKTAPPA
- the murJ gene encoding murein biosynthesis integral membrane protein MurJ, with the translated sequence MKLYRSFATVGGLTLLSRVFGFLRDILIAAILGSGAVADAFFVAFRFPNLFRRLFGEGAFNAAFVPLFAKRLEGEGREVARQFAEEAMAGLVFILLILTIIAEITMPFLMYGLAPGFSANPEKFDLAVLLTRITMPYLLCMSLVALMSGVLNSFGKFVESSSVSIVLNGVMMIATLIGMALGYQNEPMAGVIQAWGVFVAGILQLALLMDGLRRNNIWLKLRWPRMSEGMRRLIRLGIPGVIAGGVTQINIVIGTVIASMQNGAVSYLYYADRLYELPLAIVGIAIGVVLLPDVARHLRAENHEAVMDSQNRSLEFAALLTLPAAVALAVVPTPIVAALFERGAFTATDTPATAWALGIFAIGLPSFVLIKVFSPAYFAREDTRTPMVYATISLTANTIGSIALFFLFRSYGWMPHLGIAVATTLGGYLNAGLLYATLAKNGHFVADTRLKRNLPRILLASAIMGAVLWLIADFLGSKFEPPTPELERALALTVLVGAGFLAYAVAVFATGALDGKQLKRFLTRRTPPPGPT
- a CDS encoding rhomboid family intramembrane serine protease, whose product is MSADKFFKGQVEDQPMFPLGDDDSTRRSTPFVTYALIAINVVVFLLELQNGDEFIRQWSFVPARFAADPAGNLVTIFTAMFMHGSWMHLGGNMLYLWIFGDNVEDNFGHAKYLFFYLLAGIAATFAQYLIMPDANIPNLGASGAIAGVLGAYLLMFPQGRVNVLMRGGVVAVPAIIVLGLWFALQLFSSVGSIADTSGTEGGGVAFMAHVGGFVAGFLMAFLFRSGGGTNPRISA